A single window of Nicotiana sylvestris chromosome 5, ASM39365v2, whole genome shotgun sequence DNA harbors:
- the LOC104228029 gene encoding uncharacterized protein, producing MSKRADGCDSVESVSSVPALEIQVGSDSIEIDPIDYIDSVTTTLANSEDEMLDQLSQGTSTILWNQFADNVSFSIPFDESSSVELLNAHVLFPEIESALEDNTTSHVNLVFAKSPKRDTTEQLSQFATMLLDSFPSLVTCGNFPICQILALPVSVNLDDGHMLDSSYCFLVRACTYLYYVPESIIGTILFCSCGDNWFDTGQDFQVDSCVFLSVESEVLSPNEGFSKTKVVTCNMDNWEDRQTKRSFLLLGCHCESTLKVDFKNILWFHHDINAHLDYWGETGQERNLFGFLFESSVHVREEKLHRALQEIVESYSKQSPNIWVNKAARLLFAMFDLARSTLLYIIFDPGGFNTSLCAEIQQLLFRLVKYFTAEKYDTTQQYMKMQPATNVLTDILQEWKALNLRSGYKVKHQAVQGAGYTFSGGSENCVVAGHVITELNLVMLKIDCRCDGIKWRASV from the coding sequence ATGTCCAAAAGAGCAGACGGGTGTGATTCTGTTGAATCGGTATCATCAGTTCCAGCTCTTGAAATTCAGGTTGGTTCAGACTCTATCGAAATTGATCCCATAGATTATATTGATAGTGTCACTACAACTTTAGCAAACAGTGAAGACGAAATGCTTGACCAACTTTCACAAGGAACTAGCACTATTTTGTGGAACCAATTTGCAGACAATGTTTCGTTTTCAATTCCTTTTGATGAATCATCCAGTGTTGAACTACTAAATGCACATGTCTTGTTCCCTGAGATTGAATCTGCTTTAGAAGATAATACCACAAGCCATGTGAACCTGGTTTTTGCTAAAAGTCCTAAGCGAGATACCACTGAACAACTCAGTCAATTTGCCACTATGCTTCTGGATTCTTTTCCTAGCCTGGTCACATGTGGTAACTTCCCTATTTGTCAAATACTCGCTTTGCCTGTTAGTGTCAATTTGGATGATGGTCATATGCTTGATTCTTCTTATTGTTTTCTTGTGAGGGCTTGCACGTATCTCTACTATGTGCCTGAATCAATAATAGGGACTATCCTATTTTGTAGTTGTGGGGACAATTGGTTTGACACAGGGCAAGATTTTCAGGTTGATTCATGTGTGTTTTTATCCGTTGAATCTGAAGTTTTAAGTCCAAATGAGGGTTTCTCGAAGACAAAAGTTGTTACCTGTAACATGGACAATTGGGAAGACAGGCAAACTAAAAGAAGTTTTCTCCTCTTAGGCTGTCACTGTGAATCAACTCTGAAGGtagattttaaaaatatattgtgGTTCCACCATGATATCAACGCCCATTTAGACTATTGGGGTGAAACTGGGCAGGAGCGCAATCTTTTTGGATTCTTGTTTGAATCAAGCGTGCATGTTAGGGAGGAGAAACTACATAGAGCGCTCCAAGAAATTGTTGAAAGTTACTCAAAGCAGTCACCAAATATTTGGGTCAATAAAGCCGCCAGACTCTTGTTTGCTATGTTTGATCTAGCAAGGTCTACTTTGCTGTATATTATCTTTGATCCTGGTGGGTTTAATACTTCCCTTTGTGCGGAGATCCAGCAACTACTCTTTAGACTAGTGAAATACTTTACTGCAGAAAAGTATGACACCACACAACAGTACATGAAGATGCAGCCCGCAACAAATGTACTTACTGACATATTACAGGAGTGGAAAGCATTAAACTTGAGGAGTGGATATAAGGTAAAGCATCAAGCAGTGCAAGGAGCTGGTTATACATTTTCTGGCGGCAGTGAAAATTGTGTTGTTGCAGGGCATGTTATAACTGAACTCAACTTGGTAATGTTGAAAATCGACTGCAGGTGTGATGGGATTAAGTGGAGAGCGAGCGTCTAA